TCGGCCGCTCCCATGGTATCCATGCCGAGCCGGTTACCTTTGGCCTCAAGATGGCTGAAGCCTATGCCGAGTTTGATCGCTGCAAAAAGCGCTTGATCGCTGCGCGTGAAGAAATCGCCACCTGCGCCATTTCCGGCGCTGTGGGCACCTTTGCCAACATCGACCCGAGCGTGGAAGAACATGTGGCAGAAGCCATGGGCCTCTCTGCCGAGCCGGTATCCACTCAGGTCATCCCGCGTGACCGTCATGCGATGTTCTTTGCAACGCTGGGCGTCGTCGCTTCTTCCGTTGAGCGCGTCGCAACCGAAATCCGCCACCTGCAGCGCACAGAAGTTCTGGAAGCCGAGGAGTTCTTCTCCAAAGGCCAGAAGGGCTCTTCTGCCATGCCGCACAAGCGCAACCCGATCCTTACGGAAAACCTCACAGGTCTGGCGCGCATTGTCCGCTCGTCGGTTACGCCTGCGCTGGAAAATGTCGCTCTCTGGCATGAGCGTGACATCTCTCACTCCTCCGTAGAGCGCATGATCGGCCCTGACGCTACTGTTACGCTCGATTTTGCTCTGGTGCGTCTGACCAATGTCATCGACAAGCTTCTGGTCTATCCGGAGCGTATGGTTGGCAACATGGATCGCCTTGGTGGCCTCGTCCACTCCCAGCGCATTCTGCTCGCTCTGACACAGGCTGGCTCTTCGCGCGAAGACGCCTACCGTCTCGTTCAGCGCAACGCCATGAAGGTCTGGGAAAGCTACCATCACGCTGGCACTGCCGAAGTCGATTTCCTCACTGAGCTCTTGAATGACGCCGATGTGCGCCAATATCTCTCTGAAGATGAAATCAAAAACCGCTTCGATCTGGGATATCACACCAAGAATGTCGATGTGATCTTCAAACGCGTCTTCGGTTAAGACAGACGCGATCGCAAGCGCGAAAGAAAGGCAATCAAATGAAGGCGTCTGAAGCAGACATTTTCATTATTCCCGGGCTGGACAATTCCGGCCCGGACCATTGGCAATCCCGCTGGGAAGACAAGATCAAGTCTGCCCGCCGCATTGAGCAGGAAGATTGGGCCAACCCGCAAATGGAAAGCTGGGTTAGCCGGATCATTGCCGATGTGGAGCAGGCAAAGCGCCCTGCGGTGCTCGTAGCCCATTCACTTGGGGTCGTGGCAACCGTCAAGGCCGCCGCCGCCATTGCTCCGGGTATCGTCAAGGGAGCCTTTCTGGTCGGCATGCCTAATGTCGAGAGCGACGATCATGTTCCCGGCCATATTCGCCACTTTGCGCCTATACCGGAAGAGCCCCTGCCCTTCCCGTCCATTCTTGTCGCTTCGCGCAGTGACCCTTACTGCGCATTTGAAACGGCAGAGCATTTTGGACGCAAATGGGGCTCGACATTCGTTGACGCCGGGGAAACCGGCCATATCAACGAACATAGCGGACAAGGCCCGTGGCCCGAAGGCCTGATGACCTTCGCCAATTTCATGAGCCAACTCGCCTGATCTGGCATAGCCAAGGCAACCGCGATCTTTAACATGAGTCACAAAAGAAAAGGCCTGACACAGTCAGGCCTTTTTCCTGTTCGTAGCCTTTTCATTCAGCTTCCATAAAGGCAAATTGTCCCCACCTTCAAACGGAAGCTGCAGGTCCTTTAGATGAAATCAGCGCATCAATGCGCTTGGCAACGAACCACGACACCGGCAAAGCCAGCACCGCCCCAGCGATAACAAACACCAACAAGAAGCCCGCATTGATCGACAGCGTCCCGGACATGGTCAATGGAACGAGCGCAAAGATCCCCGCAAGAGTTGGCGCGATGATGATGTAGAAGAGTGCCACAAGTCTGAACATTGAAATCCCCCGGCCAATAAATGCGCAACAAACCAGCCTCCTCCGGCTGTTGCATCGGTCGTACCCTTAGGACAGAATGATTTCAAACCTTCAAACATTCGATGATTTGGATCAATAATGTGGTATTTATTTAGCTTGATTCTAAAGTAGAAGAGAGAGATCTGCAGCCCTGTTGCAGATCTCCAACATTATTGCAGTGCAGTTTGCGAAGGCTAAGAAACCTAGAGCTTCAAGGCCTCAGCCACCTGCTGCATGCCCGCAGCGAGATAGCCACTGTCGCTGCCAACAGCAACAAGATTGTAGCCAAATCCGGCGTAGCGTTTGGCATAATCAGTATTGAAGGCATAGATGCCAGAGAGCTTTCCTGCTGCGTCAGCCTTCTGGGCAACCATCTCATAGGCCGCATTCGCCAAATCACAATCCATATCCACTCGTGCACCCTTCAGAAGTGTCAGCGAAAGATCCGCCGGGCCGACAAACACCCCATCAAGCCCTTCAACCGCGAGAATTGCATCAAGATTATCCAGCGCCTGCTGGGTTTCTATCATGGCAAAGACAACACACGCCTCATTGGCCGCTTTCACATAGTCCGGCGCATCCATGCCATAAAGAGCACACGCCCCGACCGGTGAAAAGCTCCGTTGTCCGATAGGAGGGTATTTCGCCGCATCAACCAACGCCTTGGCTTCTTCAGCCGAGTTGATCATGGGGGCGACAATGCCCTGCGCGCCGAAATCCAGCGCACGCGACACAAAGGCAAAATCAGCAACGGGAATACGCAGAAGCGGCGCTTTGCCAGCCTGTGCAATTGCGATAGTCATGGCCTGAGATTGCGCGAAATCCATAAGACCGTGCTGGCAGTCGATCAACAGCGCATCGAAGGGGCCAGAGGCAACCGCCCGCGCCACCAACGGGTCGGGAAACAGGCTCCAGCCGCTATAAACAGGAGTACCGCTCTGCTTGGCATTTTGCAGAGCTAACGACAGACTGCCGAATGTGGATGACATGAAATTCTCCGGAATGATTATGATAAGTCAAACAGTTAACACTTTTCGATATCATTTGCTCTTACGCCACACCGGGCTTAAGCGCAATGAGACATGCAGACTGTTTGCCTTTATTCCAGCTATCCCGAAGACAACTCATTGGC
This genomic window from uncultured Cohaesibacter sp. contains:
- the purB gene encoding adenylosuccinate lyase produces the protein MIPRYSRSEMTDIWSPETKFRIWFEIEAHACDALAKLGVIPESAAKTIWEKGGAAKFDIDRIDEIERETKHDVIAFLTHLAEFIGPDSRFVHQGMTSSDVLDTCFNVQLTRAADLLLADIDKLLDAIKRRAMEHKDTVCIGRSHGIHAEPVTFGLKMAEAYAEFDRCKKRLIAAREEIATCAISGAVGTFANIDPSVEEHVAEAMGLSAEPVSTQVIPRDRHAMFFATLGVVASSVERVATEIRHLQRTEVLEAEEFFSKGQKGSSAMPHKRNPILTENLTGLARIVRSSVTPALENVALWHERDISHSSVERMIGPDATVTLDFALVRLTNVIDKLLVYPERMVGNMDRLGGLVHSQRILLALTQAGSSREDAYRLVQRNAMKVWESYHHAGTAEVDFLTELLNDADVRQYLSEDEIKNRFDLGYHTKNVDVIFKRVFG
- a CDS encoding alpha/beta hydrolase, which encodes MKASEADIFIIPGLDNSGPDHWQSRWEDKIKSARRIEQEDWANPQMESWVSRIIADVEQAKRPAVLVAHSLGVVATVKAAAAIAPGIVKGAFLVGMPNVESDDHVPGHIRHFAPIPEEPLPFPSILVASRSDPYCAFETAEHFGRKWGSTFVDAGETGHINEHSGQGPWPEGLMTFANFMSQLA
- a CDS encoding aldolase/citrate lyase family protein, with amino-acid sequence MSSTFGSLSLALQNAKQSGTPVYSGWSLFPDPLVARAVASGPFDALLIDCQHGLMDFAQSQAMTIAIAQAGKAPLLRIPVADFAFVSRALDFGAQGIVAPMINSAEEAKALVDAAKYPPIGQRSFSPVGACALYGMDAPDYVKAANEACVVFAMIETQQALDNLDAILAVEGLDGVFVGPADLSLTLLKGARVDMDCDLANAAYEMVAQKADAAGKLSGIYAFNTDYAKRYAGFGYNLVAVGSDSGYLAAGMQQVAEALKL